Proteins encoded by one window of Chondromyces crocatus:
- the mvaD gene encoding diphosphomevalonate decarboxylase, translating to MSITGKATAVAHPNIALAKYWGKRPFGHNLPAVPSLSVTLAGLATRTTVAFDDALAEDELHLGGHPAAAGPTRRVSGLLDRVRAASGRTERARVTSDNDFPTAAGLASSASAFAALALAASTAAGLSTSPEGISDLARRTSVSAARSAFGGFVALRSGAPGDETLPATPVAPADHWPLRVIIAVTAEGPKDVGSSEGMKLTVDTSPYYAAWVTDAPSLEERVRAAVLARDFQALGSAAEASALRMHASAIAAAPGLLYWTGATVNVLSEVRRLRARGIPAFFTIDAGPHVKVFTVPEAEDEVTTALAAVPGVLRTLSATPGPGAHVVDPAV from the coding sequence ATGAGCATCACAGGCAAGGCCACGGCCGTGGCCCATCCCAACATCGCGCTGGCCAAGTACTGGGGAAAGCGCCCCTTCGGCCACAACCTCCCCGCCGTCCCCAGCCTCTCCGTCACCCTGGCGGGCCTCGCCACGCGCACCACCGTCGCCTTCGACGACGCGCTCGCCGAGGACGAGCTGCACCTCGGCGGACACCCTGCCGCAGCCGGCCCCACCCGCCGCGTCAGCGGTCTGCTCGATCGCGTCCGCGCCGCCTCGGGCCGCACGGAGCGCGCCCGCGTCACCAGCGACAACGACTTCCCCACCGCCGCCGGGCTCGCTTCGAGCGCCTCGGCCTTCGCCGCGCTCGCGCTCGCCGCCAGCACCGCCGCGGGCCTCTCCACCTCGCCCGAAGGCATCAGCGATCTCGCGCGCCGCACCAGCGTCTCGGCAGCCCGGTCTGCTTTCGGTGGCTTCGTCGCGCTGCGCTCGGGCGCTCCGGGAGACGAGACCTTGCCCGCCACGCCCGTCGCCCCCGCCGACCACTGGCCCCTCCGCGTGATCATCGCCGTCACCGCCGAAGGCCCCAAGGACGTGGGCTCCAGCGAAGGCATGAAGCTCACCGTCGACACGAGCCCTTACTATGCCGCCTGGGTCACGGACGCTCCCTCCCTCGAAGAGCGCGTTCGCGCCGCCGTCCTCGCCCGCGACTTCCAGGCCCTCGGCAGCGCAGCAGAGGCGAGCGCCTTGCGCATGCACGCCTCCGCCATCGCCGCCGCTCCGGGGCTCCTCTACTGGACCGGCGCCACCGTGAACGTGCTCTCCGAGGTCCGCCGCCTGCGGGCGCGCGGCATCCCGGCCTTCTTCACCATCGACGCAGGACCCCACGTGAAGGTCTTCACCGTGCCCGAAGCCGAGGACGAGGTGACCACGGCCCTCGCCGCCGTGCCTGGCGTGCTCCGCACCCTGAGCGCGACCCCCGGTCCCGGGGCGCACGTCGTCGACCCCGCCGTCTGA
- a CDS encoding PQQ-binding-like beta-propeller repeat protein yields MPLLPDADADRRAYDAARSAVLAGAEDPDVRFAGDPFSLSAWLRVRKLIEAVGDTARVLHHVGLDPARWADLERRWIGLLHQPSVRARHDLWSERLDVRTEAAQLLSSPGPVSRDALEPGATILTAPDSPTSASAPRRAWWALGYALRGAAPPALRAVDLATGQVVWEGLTSLCTWHSPPARGSYAARGRALFFAHETRIGLADLATGTLHWAASLPAPIAHDDEGRVALFDPLPEPPHATRGGPPSAANSAGVVLVRTQTPALIALDRESGNVRWQIPLGSSARLHEVTGLGVLVHARDVTGQWVSLLDPWTGAARWTIGGRLADATPQVEAVTVRGRHALLLLTEGTSTPPWPPLGPGVFPGGAPLPGGAQPPQPPVGSGTFSGSPALPQPPARADRSVLRIDVLTGQPIGPPVRADVQARPAPATLERHHVWAGAAAGTLVRITDRPPPGLVDRLLGRRVDDTTTIALPEPDLLVDALEPAGALVLALVHARGERRVRLLALDPSIGALRWDTRDLGPTPDSPAGAALRIHGTLAAVATGTTPDGPTQITGIDAERGVPRWSLAITGWTGHDLLGDALIVWSREHAQIVRIADGTALGFWPLVER; encoded by the coding sequence ATGCCGTTGCTCCCCGACGCCGACGCGGATCGACGCGCCTATGACGCCGCCCGGAGCGCCGTGCTCGCCGGCGCGGAGGATCCCGACGTCCGCTTCGCCGGCGATCCCTTCTCCCTCTCCGCCTGGCTGCGGGTGCGCAAGCTGATCGAGGCCGTCGGTGACACCGCCCGGGTACTGCACCACGTCGGCCTCGATCCCGCCCGCTGGGCCGACCTCGAACGCCGCTGGATCGGGCTGTTGCACCAGCCCTCGGTCCGCGCCCGCCACGACCTCTGGTCCGAGCGCCTCGACGTGCGCACCGAGGCCGCGCAGCTCCTTTCGAGCCCAGGCCCCGTGAGCCGCGACGCGCTGGAGCCTGGCGCGACGATCCTCACGGCCCCGGACTCACCCACTTCTGCAAGCGCGCCGCGCCGCGCCTGGTGGGCGCTCGGGTACGCCTTGCGGGGCGCCGCACCACCCGCCCTGCGCGCCGTCGACCTCGCGACCGGCCAGGTGGTCTGGGAAGGGCTCACGTCCCTCTGCACCTGGCACTCCCCGCCCGCGCGGGGCAGCTACGCAGCGCGAGGCCGCGCTTTGTTCTTCGCGCACGAGACCCGGATCGGCCTCGCCGACCTGGCGACGGGCACGCTGCACTGGGCCGCCTCGCTGCCCGCTCCCATCGCCCACGACGACGAGGGCCGGGTCGCGCTGTTCGATCCGCTCCCCGAGCCCCCGCACGCGACCCGAGGCGGTCCCCCTTCTGCCGCGAACAGTGCGGGCGTCGTGCTCGTGCGCACCCAGACGCCTGCGCTCATCGCCCTCGATCGCGAGAGCGGCAACGTGCGCTGGCAGATCCCGCTCGGCAGCAGCGCACGCCTGCACGAGGTGACGGGGCTCGGCGTCCTCGTCCATGCCCGTGACGTGACGGGCCAGTGGGTCTCCCTGCTCGATCCCTGGACCGGCGCCGCGCGCTGGACGATCGGCGGCCGCCTCGCCGACGCCACACCGCAAGTCGAAGCCGTCACCGTTCGTGGCCGGCACGCCCTCCTGCTGCTCACAGAGGGCACCTCGACGCCTCCTTGGCCGCCGCTGGGCCCTGGCGTCTTCCCTGGAGGCGCCCCGCTCCCTGGAGGCGCCCAGCCCCCGCAGCCCCCCGTGGGTTCCGGTACCTTCTCTGGCAGCCCCGCGCTCCCGCAACCGCCAGCTCGCGCCGACCGCAGCGTGCTCCGCATCGACGTGCTCACCGGCCAGCCCATCGGCCCTCCGGTGCGCGCCGACGTGCAGGCCCGCCCCGCCCCCGCCACGCTGGAGCGCCACCATGTGTGGGCCGGTGCGGCCGCTGGCACGCTCGTGCGCATCACCGACCGACCGCCGCCAGGTCTCGTCGATCGCCTCCTGGGCCGCCGCGTCGACGACACCACCACGATCGCCCTCCCAGAGCCCGACCTGCTCGTCGACGCCCTCGAACCAGCCGGCGCCTTGGTGCTCGCCCTCGTCCACGCCCGTGGCGAACGGCGGGTGCGCCTCCTCGCGCTCGATCCCTCGATCGGCGCCTTGCGCTGGGACACCAGAGACCTTGGCCCGACGCCGGACAGCCCCGCAGGCGCCGCGCTGCGCATCCACGGCACGCTCGCCGCAGTCGCCACGGGCACGACGCCCGATGGGCCGACGCAGATCACGGGCATCGACGCGGAGCGCGGCGTGCCTCGCTGGTCCCTCGCGATCACGGGCTGGACCGGCCATGACCTGCTGGGAGATGCCCTCATCGTCTGGTCACGCGAGCATGCGCAGATCGTCCGCATCGCGGATGGCACAGCCCTCGGGTTCTGGCCTCTCGTGGAGCGCTGA
- the mvk gene encoding mevalonate kinase, protein MSPARGAACGKVILLGEHAVVHGTPAIASGIEHGAEATAEPSTDGRSTLLLGAAEHIAGDTGGDLCRAFGALLAELPGTPPLRVTAESRLLPGGGLGSSAALAVSIARAVRAFDGGVHAIDDARILAAASAWERVFHGNPSGIDTTAAALGGCFLYTRAEGASPLALRRDVWLAIGSTGTSGSTRLMVESVARLFERKPDVKDQTLPAITALVRNAALALEAGDLQGLGRLMVLNQMLLAGLLVSTEDLERMCNLARDAGALGAKLTGAGGGGSMIALLDAHDEDQAERAAARVLGAWRSAGYDGLLARISAQPRPASTGQPSPAAPPVTEDPE, encoded by the coding sequence GTGAGCCCAGCCCGAGGCGCCGCCTGCGGCAAGGTCATCCTCCTCGGCGAGCACGCCGTCGTGCATGGCACCCCGGCCATCGCCTCGGGCATCGAGCACGGCGCGGAGGCCACCGCAGAGCCCTCGACGGACGGGCGCAGCACCTTGCTCCTCGGCGCTGCCGAGCACATCGCCGGCGACACCGGCGGTGATCTCTGCCGCGCGTTCGGCGCCCTCCTCGCCGAACTCCCTGGCACGCCTCCCTTGCGGGTCACCGCCGAGAGCCGCCTCCTCCCCGGGGGCGGCCTCGGCAGCTCCGCGGCGCTCGCCGTCTCCATCGCCCGCGCCGTCCGCGCGTTCGACGGCGGCGTGCACGCCATCGACGACGCCCGCATCCTCGCCGCCGCAAGCGCGTGGGAGCGCGTCTTCCACGGCAACCCCTCCGGCATCGACACCACCGCCGCAGCGCTCGGCGGCTGCTTCCTCTACACCCGCGCCGAGGGCGCGAGCCCCCTCGCGCTGCGTCGCGACGTGTGGCTCGCCATCGGATCGACCGGCACGAGCGGGTCGACCCGGCTCATGGTCGAGTCGGTGGCGCGCCTGTTCGAGCGCAAGCCCGACGTCAAGGACCAGACCCTCCCCGCGATCACCGCGCTGGTGCGCAATGCAGCCCTCGCGCTGGAAGCCGGTGATCTCCAGGGCCTCGGTCGCCTCATGGTCCTGAACCAGATGCTCCTCGCCGGCCTCCTGGTCTCGACCGAGGACCTGGAGCGCATGTGCAACCTGGCGCGTGACGCGGGTGCCCTCGGCGCAAAACTCACCGGCGCTGGCGGCGGCGGCTCCATGATCGCCCTGCTCGACGCCCACGACGAAGATCAGGCCGAGCGGGCCGCCGCCCGCGTGCTCGGCGCGTGGAGGAGCGCGGGGTACGACGGCCTCCTCGCCCGCATCAGCGCCCAGCCCCGCCCAGCATCGACGGGCCAGCCCTCGCCCGCTGCGCCCCCCGTCACCGAGGATCCCGAATGA